ttaataatcCAAAATCACTAATAGAATtaaccattgagaaatgcttgCAAATTGACAgttctaaatacattaatatgaaaaacataatataacaaCTCAAGCAACATCAAAGAATACACGAAAATGTCATTTCTtaacaagaacataacaaacgagaaatgcatgcatgtagaataagaacactgatataatactcgtcatataccctaaaagcatatacacacataaacgaaaccagaacctaagcctaaacctaaatacatcaatatccatcaatataaacggcagaatatacatcgaaaccaaaacctaaacctaaaccttaagccctaaactcaccTGAATATATCGAAGAGACGGACGAACGGATGACGGACGACTTACAGACAGAcgaggaacgatgatgttgaacgaGGTTGATCGATGATGTTGAACGAAGTTGGAATGGAAAGTCGGCAGTTGTAAAGACGAAGTTTTGGAAGTCGGGATGGGAGAGAGTAGAAATGGATATTCGTGAATCGGggggttttgttttaaattatggcaaaaaagttatatatacgatgaaagacgagaagtatcattcacgcgtttcatctaaaattcgtgagttgattaacgctttttagatgaaatgcgtgaatgacaCTTCTCGTAAATTGAAAAATGAGAAgtgtcattcacgcattttcatctaaaacgtgttaatcaactcacgcatttaagatgaaaatgcgtgaatgacatttTTCGTAAATGAACGGCAAATCAGGCACGCGGAGGGGTATTTCAAACTTTTCGTCGgacaaaaaaacatttttttccaaCTTCACTAGGGCGTgaaccttttttggaattacaCTTGTTATGggccatttcattaaatttcCCCATATTTTTCCTTTATTCTTTAAAAGAAAAGCATGATTGAGAAAGAAGCTGAATTATAATagcaataatttatttatttattttaacaaaatgaaCTCCAGGAACGAAGTTTAGGGCTCAACTTTGAACCAGAGCTGAAGTTCTTTAAAGTCTTCTTCAATTGAACATAGATTTAGCTTTCTGATCATACTAGTTTAATCTCTACCGTTCTCTTGCTTCTTAACTTCAAATCCATGGATGAGTCCATAGCTAATCTTCCGACCAGCCATTTGCTTGGCTCAGTGCCGGTACGTGATTACGATCTTGACCTAATATCTGTAATTATTCATGTAACGATTCTATATTGTGCAATATTCAAGAGGGATTTTGATCTAATTGATTAATCTTTTGGTTGGAATGTGTCTGTATCTATTTACAATCCTCTGCGCGTAAGCTAGAACCAGCATTAACCTCATTCGGTGGTTCAAAGTTAATACCattatatgattattaaatGCTGATTCGTTCTTGTATGATTCTCCTATATTGTTCTACTATGATTCAAAGAGGATGCATGTTTTGCATGTTAACatttttatatcttaattataaatttaatctcTGTTTTTAGGCTGTCATCAGTGAAGAAATTAAACCAGCTGCCTATGAAGGtagatgaatttgatttcaataaCAAGGTTCTGGAAGAGTTTCTTGCTTTATGTGATTACTCTTGTTTATATTTACTTGTAAATCTTGAATGCAGCCCCTAATGCAAAGATGCAAATATTTCCTCCTGCTAATGGAGGAAATTCTGGCGGGAGATATCAAACTCTTGGAGGTCAAAGCGGTATGTACATCTGATGGTTCCAAATTCTTCTATGCAATTTTTACTTCTGTATTTTGGTTCTGCATTTGTCAAGTTTCCTACTGAATTCTCCCGTAGAATGATGGCCCACAATAATGATCATTCAGTTGTGTTATAAAATGAAAtccttttcatttttcttatgACAGGTAGTATATCTACATCTATTTTAGGCACGGGAAAGTATATTATGTACTTTTATTgcaaattattgttattatccGTTCATTTGTCTATGAGCAGGACAAGGTTTGCTGTGATAACATTGATCATGATGACCTTTTCAAAAAGAACATTGATCATGATGCCAACATAACAAAGTTATAACAGAGATTTGCAAAACGTGCTTTGATAGATGGAGGAATTATTTGGGTCTAATAGTTTAATTCTAGCGAGTCAATCATTCCCTATCAAAATGTATGGATGCTTAtgtttattattcttttttaagttctcttcacaataaaaaaaaagggaTTGATCTAGAGACATAGTATGTTTATTATACCAATCCAATGAAATGCCTCCAGTCAATGTTGATGTATATCCTCCTGCATTCTATTGCAGGGTTACAATTTAATGAAATTTCGTCCAATCCAATATTGATGTATCCACTCCTGCATTCTGTTGGAGGCTTATTGCCTTTGTTTTTCTGTCCTATAGTATCTCCTTTATTCCTTTTTCTGGTCATCTTAAATTTCTTCGTTTAAGTATCACTATTGCATAATGGGCTTTTTGAATGTGATCATAAGCAAAATGACTTATATTTTTACATGCTTTCAATTGTGCGGAAGAAAAAAAGCGTCCAGTACACAATTACTAAGGCATTGCTAATATCCTTCTTCATTATGCAGAAACACTTGAACAACAACCTGCGAACAATTGGAATGGATTCTTTAGCATCTCCTCTTATCAACAGTACTTTAATGTAGATACAGATGTTGTGATGAACAGGCTGATGAGTTCCTTGTACCCAATCTCTGGAGATTTTTTCAGCAAAATCGATGCAAACCCAGATCTGTGAGTTGCAAATTCCCACTTCGTTCTAGAATGGTATCAATCTGCTGATGCTGGTTTGTGATATTTCATTGCAAACTGTTACAGCATAGTTTGCCTAATATGATTAGTATTGTAGTTAGTAAATCATGAGTGCTTAATAGTAGTTAAAGGTAGGTATGTTAGTAGTTcaaatgaattatataattctCTATTTTAGTAATAGGATGTAACCCCTTTAGAAGATGTTGAGTTTGATATTGAATATACTTTAATTGTtaggtttttcttcaaatgtaGGTCTTGGACCAATTTTCTAATCTCTCACCTTCTCCTATATGTTTTCTCATATACTTTCCATCCTAATAATGTTTAGAACATACCAATAGTCGGTCGGTAGATCTACAAACTGTTAAACTTTTGGGATAATTAGATGCTTAGATCATGTGACCTGATTTCCTGTGTATTATAGAAAATGTATATGGATGTATATCCCAAAAGTTAATAGCAGTTTGTTTCCCAGTAAGACTGAGATCCAAATACAAACCCGTTTCCAAATGAAACTAATAAATAGATAAGTACTATGGCAGTTGTTAGTAAGTTATATGATTAATGGCAGTTAATTGTTAAAAGTAATTATGTTAGTCTCTATCTAAGTTGTAGGGATGTAATCATGTAATCTCTTTCATCCTATTCCATTCTAATTCATGTTTGGTTGTTCGTCTAATCTCTCACCCCCTTTACTATTTCCATCTACTTTCCATCCTAAATTTCATCCTATTCTATTATAATTCATGTTTGGCATGTAACATAACATCACCAGTTTATAAAGTTGGTTTCACCAATGTTGAGTTCCAATTCATTTGCCAGTTTGAGCAAATTTGGTGATTGATCAAGTATTAACTAGTTGAgtacaatttttaaatagtaataGTTGGCAAAATTCCAAGATCTAGTgagaattattatatttgtatatttaggTGACATTTGATAACACGTCTTATATTCAGATTAAGTGCTTAgaattaagttaatttgataattgttatttaaaatgatttatttatttacattcgGCTCAAATTAAGATAGAAACTTTGTAAATTATGAATGACTTAACTCGGTAATTTTGTAAGAGCATCTAAAAGACAACTTTAACCCctgaaaattaatcaaattacttCATTATAAGGTTGAAATAGTCTTTAAATACTTTACCAACATTAGTTCCACACTTATCATATCAACTTGCATACCAAGACTCCAAATTTAgttattttcatttggtttattcatcatttatttttcatagACTTGGTTCCCATTCAAcacttaatatttaattttatcaaatacacCCTTAGTTTTCTCCTCAGTAGTGTTGCCATTTTATTGCCTCCTGGACTAAGAGTTTCGTTCAACAATTTTTCATATACATTCTGGGCTGACTAACACTTTGACTATTTGTGattcaaaaactttatattatttagtttaatgtTCTTCTTAAAGAATAGTGCTCTAATTCCTCTAACTCATTCCAGATATGGACTTGTATGGATATCAACTACATTGGTATTTTTGATTGGTTCACTTGGAAACTGTGCCACCTACCTTATGCACAAAAAGAGCGGTAGCACCACTTCTTGGAGTTTTGATGTCAACTATATAAATGTGGCAGCTTGTTCAATATACGGCTATGCACTACTTGTGCCTTTAGCATTCTTCTTCTTGCTTCAGTACATGGGTTCAAACACCAACCTTGTACGCTTTTGGTGCATGTGGGGTTATTCGCTATTTGTCTTCATCTTTAGCTCGGTAAGtctgaagaaaatcctaaaatttGCATCATTGTATTATCATGATCTGCTGGTATGCGAATAACCCAGATTTAATGGCCCTATTGTGGAATTTTATAATGAGAACATGCAATGAATGTTATTAACATGATAACATTCGAATATAGTGTGTTTGGAATGAAAATGGTGAGTGGTATATTTGTAAGTAATGATATATGGTAGAATTGTAACTATTGTGTAGATTAGGCCTATAAATAGGTTAAGATGATCTTGCATCAGCATGTTGAATCAGTTGAATGTATGGAAAGATTCAATTGAATTATGTTCTCTCAATTCCCTCCCCTCTGATTTATCACTTTGTCGTCTTGGACCAATATATCTTCCCTAACTAATTCTAAATTCTGGtaatgaaattgaaataaaacGTATGAACTAcctttaggccttgtttgatctggggttatttgaataaacaactccttatttccaaataaccttgGTATAAGAAGTGGGTTATTGATGTAAATGACCAAAATGTCCttattactttaaaatattttaaaaaagaaaaggtaatttggtattttggttgacaatttgaattatattattgtagATTTGACGGTAGATTGGTtagtgagttatttgaaaataatctcatATAATAATAACTCACATCAAGCAAGGCCTTAGACAGAGTATCTGCCTGACTCATTTATAATTCCAAGATATGGTATGCTTTATATTACTATTTCCAAATGTACATTACTTTCAATATGTATGTTGTTTTTCAAGTTTAATTTGCACAAAGGTTGTGGCAGACTCTTCCTGATTATAGGCCTTGTGAGAAAATCATGTTTTTGCATGAATTGGCAGTTGAATGGAtgaaaattaattgttttctgagagcctatttggaaactgatATTTTGTCACGATATCTAGCATAATCAATCACGGTCCAATTGAAAAGTACAAAATGAAagttttctttataaattttcttataaagatTATTACTAGATTATTCTGGAGACTCATAGCTAAGTGGTAGAACACATGAACTCGTGTTCTTAGGGTCATGGATTCAAGTATTCACCTaggaccatttaaaaaatatatatatttactagaTTATTatccatattattttttagatcacTGATTTTTCGGAATCATGATTTCTCTAAGGGTTGTTACAAATGTAGAAGAGCCAGCTTATCCTCTGGCTGGTTTAGTCATAAAATGTGCTAACAAATATGTTCATTTATCTCCCTAAAATAGTCACTATTTTTCAGTTTCCATTAAAAGAATTGGATTCATTACATGGTTCTATAGGATGGTCTGATTCCAGATCAATATATCAGATTTATATATCTGATTGACTTGTTGACgattgaatatatttatttcagaTTCTGTTGGTGATACCGGTTGAATTTATTCGATGGGTGATCATTATTGCTACGGGCATTGCATCAGCCTCATTTGTTACCTTGAACTTAAAGTCGTATATACAGACGGAAGATGTGACAATCTCATTGGTGGCTGCTTTTGTTTTGCAAATGGGTTTTGCCTTGTTCATCAAATTATGGTTTTTTGCTTGATTTTTCTTCTAGTTGTGTGTGTATACCTATAGATAAAGAGAGGTGTTTGTTCTACTAAAAAAAGAGACATGTTTTTGTATATCTCAGCTGGATGGCCATTTTCAGATGTTTGAGGGAGAAAAAGTAAAGAATTGTGTAAACCTCAGATTGTGTTGTTGAATTTGTTccactgttttttttttttgcaatggAAGGTGGTATTTAGAGTGGTTTTCCTCTAAGTAAAACACAATTTGGCCGCATTTCAATACTATCTACAAATGCTTGATATTTAAAGATGTTGGGTATTTCAGGTCGACTCGATTGTGACTGGTTTATTAATCGGGTTAAATGTGTCTAACTAATTTGGACTCAAacccaaaaataaatttttgaacactacttttttcttgttttgtttgGGCTATGTCAGAAATAGTGGGCACTAGATTTAACTCATTAAGCTCTTGTTAAAAATTGTGGGCACTAAATTTAATCCATTAAGCTTATACTTTTATTATGGAATTTAATCTTACAAAGGGacatatttaagtttattatttaattagggagtttattttaaatcatagtTTAAAAACTGAGCCAGCCGGATGGATTTAAGAACCCTGGTCAAACCGGGCTGGGTTGATAAAAAACAGAATTGCAATCAACTCGCTGGTTAGAGGAAATTCGGCAACCCGGGTTAACTCAACGggtttatcatgtttttaaaaaaaaaaaaatcatttatttttttttctcacttatTACTCTCTTATTTCTCATTTTCCCGTTTTTTAGTTTTCATTGGGTTTACCTATTTTTAGTTTCATGTAGGTAGATTACCGATTTTTAATTCTATACACTGAGAATGTCAAACTCTTTCATTATTTAAgagtttgtgtttattttaattgtgttgttCTTAATAGAGtcaataatatattgtaattgcgaaacaatattttttgaattttaatctcTACTTTACCTATTATTATATAAACGAGTCGATGactttttgttattttttattatttttttattatacgaAATCCACTAGTTGAAATTCACAGGATAAATGACAAGACCAGTTTCAAATTTATGGTTTTAATCGTGGGTGATTaaattctattaaaatattaaaaataaatgaattagataacaaatttagaaaaaaatgttaCTCTTCAGCATGCATTTGTAATTGAAGAAGAATATAATTGAGAACTAGTAGAAAATTAGAAGGGAAAATTTGAGGAGATGAAcctcaaaaatgtgttaaatacgGAAAGTCTAGAGGTTAAAAAAAAAGCGTTGGTGACCCTTTTTACTGTTTTTGAACGATTTTGCCCATGTcggaggttgcgtgacgcaaccgtAATCgcgagataatttttttttcgtctcgcaaCTGGGATTGCGTGACGCGATTACATGATGCAACTGAGccattttcttcaaaaaaaaaaaatcataattaaaactttttgaaaaataaaagttgtGTGACTCAGCTGGgccattttctttaaaaaaaaattcataattaaatttttttaaaatataaaaaattgcgtcacgcatcctGACGCAATAGAGACATTTTCGTCCGAAAAAAAAAGTCACcaattctatttaatttatcCGCTGGCATGCTCCCATTTTTTCCATTTAGCCTATTATTGGaatcattttctcaaatttcctACCAGAAGAACTCAACAATGGACGCAAGTTTTGAGAACTAGAGGGACCGACCTAAATAAACGCCGCAATGTGGAAACTTCCGGTTCATTTCAATGATCTTGGAAAACATCAACGAGCTTCTTGTAATGTTTCCGCTAGATTAAAGCAATAGTGTTGGTGGATAATCAATGGTTTATTTCTCCATCTTCCACCTCAAAAATCTGCGACTTCTTTCCAGTCCTCTTTCAACACCTTCTCCGTCCTGTCTCCACACACGTTCTCTCTTGCCTTACAAAGACAAACCCAACAACTGGAACAGTACCCACGTCTTCGTCCTCTCCAACCCCTTGCTCACTCTCTTGGAGAAAAAATGCAATTCCATGACCCAGTTGAAGCAAATTCAGGCACAGATGATTGTGACCGGCTTGTTCTTAGATAGGTTGGCTACGAGTCGATTGGTCGCTTTTTGCGCAATCTCagaaatgggtaatattgattaCTGTATGACTTTACTTAGAGATTCCAGAAACATGAATACGTTCTCCTGGAATGTGTCTATTAGAGGTTACGGTGAGAAAGATAAAACAAAAGAAGCTGTTTTATTGTATAAAAGTATGTTGAGAAGTAGGTCAATTCCTGATAATTATACTTACCCTTTGTTGCTTAAATCTTGTTCTCGTTTGTCATCAATTTGTGTTGGGAATCAGATCATTGGACATGTTTTGAAACAGGGATTTGATTCAGATATTTTTGTGCATAATGCTATAATCCATTTACTGGTGTCATTTGGAGAGCTGGATGTTGCAAGGAAGGTGTTTGATGAAAGCTGTGAGAGAGATTTAGTTTCTTGGAATTCTTTGATTAATGGGTATGTTCGTGCTGGATTAGCACTCGAGGCTTTAGCTCTTTATAGACAAATGTTGGAAAAGGGTATACCTCCGGATGAGGTGACAATGATTGGAGTAGTCTCATCTTGTGCTCAGTTGGAAGATATAGGACTTGGAGCTAAGTGTCGTCGATACATTGATGAAAATGGTCTGAACCTTACTGTGCCACTTGCTAATGCACTTATGGATATGTATGTGAAATGTGGAAAGGTTGAGCTAGCAAAAGTGTTATTTAACAATATGACCAATAAAACCATGGTGTCTTGGACCACTATGATTGTTGGGTATTCCAAAGTTGGCCTTTTAGAGATCGCCCGTAAGCTGTTTGATGAAATGCCGGAGAAAGATGTTGTACCATGGAATGCTATGATAAACGGTTACGTCCAAGGACATAATTTCAAGGAGGCTTTGTCTTTGTTTCAAGAAATGCTGTGTTCTGATGTGAAACCCGATGAAGTGACGATGGTTAGTTGTTTGTCCGCTAGCTCACAACTTGGCGCTCTAGATATGGGAATATGGATTCATAACTACATCAAGAAGCAAATGCTTTCTCTAAATGTTGCTTTAGGAACAGCTCTCGTTGATATGTACGCTAAATGTGGGAACATTCCGAAGGCACTTGATGTTTTCGATGAGATGCTGGTAAGGAACTCGTTGACATGGACAGTCATTGTGGACGGTTTAGCCTTACATGGGAACCCACGTGAAGCCATATCGTACTTTTCGAAGATGATTGATATCGGTTTGATGCCTGACGAGATTACATTTCTTGCGGTACTAAAAGCATGTTGTCACGGAGGTTTGGTTGAAGAGGGTCGAAAGTTCTTTTCCGAAATGTCCTCTATCTTCAAACTTAGCCCTAGGCTTAAACATTATTCTTGCATGGTTGACCTTCTTGGTCGGGCTGGTATGTTGGATGAGGCTGAAGAGCTTATAAATAGCATGCCGATGGAGGCAGATGCAGTGGTGTGGGGCTCACTATTTTTTGCTTGTGGAGCTCATAAAAATCTTGATATGGGAGAAAGGGCAGCCAAGAAGCTGATTGAGTTGGATCCCCATGATAGTGGGATTTATGTCCTTCTTGCTAATATGTATGGAGAAGCTAAAATGTGGGAGAAGGCAGGGAAAGTGAGGAAAATGATGAGGGAAAAAGGAGTAGAGAAAACCCCGGGTTGTAGCTTGATTGAAGTAAATGGATGTGTGTCTGAGTTTATTGTGCGGGATAAATCACACCTTCAATCAGAGCGGATCTATGATTGCCTTGATCACTTAACCAAGCAGTTGGAGCTCGTTGACCGTGTGCGTGGAACTTCTCTTATGGGGCAAGACTAGGACCGGAAGTATGAATGAACTAGTCAATTAGGGTATATTCTTTATATGATTTTTGCCTAAACCTATAGCACCTTTTCatgcaaaagaaaaaaaaagccAATAGTAACATAGGATCATCTTTGTTTGAACAACTTTTTGGTGGAATGTTATGCTTATGAGTTGTTGGCATTGTATCCTCTAGTCTTTTCTCCAATGACATTTGATTAAGATTAGACAGCATGACATATTTCATCTCCCTTTAATGT
This is a stretch of genomic DNA from Impatiens glandulifera chromosome 4, dImpGla2.1, whole genome shotgun sequence. It encodes these proteins:
- the LOC124936949 gene encoding protein YIPF1 homolog, whose product is MDESIANLPTSHLLGSVPAVISEEIKPAAYEAPNAKMQIFPPANGGNSGGRYQTLGGQSETLEQQPANNWNGFFSISSYQQYFNVDTDVVMNRLMSSLYPISGDFFSKIDANPDLYGLVWISTTLVFLIGSLGNCATYLMHKKSGSTTSWSFDVNYINVAACSIYGYALLVPLAFFFLLQYMGSNTNLVRFWCMWGYSLFVFIFSSILLVIPVEFIRWVIIIATGIASASFVTLNLKSYIQTEDVTISLVAAFVLQMGFALFIKLWFFA
- the LOC124935985 gene encoding pentatricopeptide repeat-containing protein At2g22410, mitochondrial codes for the protein MVYFSIFHLKNLRLLSSPLSTPSPSCLHTRSLLPYKDKPNNWNSTHVFVLSNPLLTLLEKKCNSMTQLKQIQAQMIVTGLFLDRLATSRLVAFCAISEMGNIDYCMTLLRDSRNMNTFSWNVSIRGYGEKDKTKEAVLLYKSMLRSRSIPDNYTYPLLLKSCSRLSSICVGNQIIGHVLKQGFDSDIFVHNAIIHLLVSFGELDVARKVFDESCERDLVSWNSLINGYVRAGLALEALALYRQMLEKGIPPDEVTMIGVVSSCAQLEDIGLGAKCRRYIDENGLNLTVPLANALMDMYVKCGKVELAKVLFNNMTNKTMVSWTTMIVGYSKVGLLEIARKLFDEMPEKDVVPWNAMINGYVQGHNFKEALSLFQEMLCSDVKPDEVTMVSCLSASSQLGALDMGIWIHNYIKKQMLSLNVALGTALVDMYAKCGNIPKALDVFDEMLVRNSLTWTVIVDGLALHGNPREAISYFSKMIDIGLMPDEITFLAVLKACCHGGLVEEGRKFFSEMSSIFKLSPRLKHYSCMVDLLGRAGMLDEAEELINSMPMEADAVVWGSLFFACGAHKNLDMGERAAKKLIELDPHDSGIYVLLANMYGEAKMWEKAGKVRKMMREKGVEKTPGCSLIEVNGCVSEFIVRDKSHLQSERIYDCLDHLTKQLELVDRVRGTSLMGQD